Proteins co-encoded in one Vidua macroura isolate BioBank_ID:100142 chromosome 13, ASM2450914v1, whole genome shotgun sequence genomic window:
- the TUSC2 gene encoding tumor suppressor candidate 2 codes for MGASGSKSRGLWPFATPAAGGGGPEGPGGQQALARARAARAATPFVFTRRGSMYYDEDGDLAHEFYEETIVTKNGRKRAKLKRIHKNLIPQGIVKLEHPRIHVDFPVIICEV; via the exons atGGGCGCCAGCGGCTCCAAGTCGCGGGGGCTGTGGCCCTTCGCCAccccggcggcgggcggcggcggccccgaaGGCCCCGGCGGGCAGCAGGCCCTGGCCCGGGCGCGGGCCGCGCGCGCCGCCACCCCCTTCGTGTTCACACGGCGCGG CTCTATGTATTACGATGAGGACGGGGACCTTGCTCACGAGTTCTACGAGGAGACAATCGTCACCAAGAACGGGAGGAAGCGCGCCAAGCTGAAGAGGATCCACAAGAACCTGATACCTCAG GGCATAGTGAAACTAGAGCATCCTCGCATTCACGTGGATTTCCCAGTGATTATCTGCGAGGTGTGA
- the HYAL2 gene encoding hyaluronidase-2 has translation MRGGCAAAVAVPWLALLALARQPPEKPSAAPHLTRRPFLVAWNVPTQDCKPRFQVSFDFSIFDLYASPNEGFVGQNLTIFYKERLGLYPYYTHQGVAVNGGVPQNSSLSEHLARLQEGIDKYIRSSTKEGLAVIDWEEWRPVWARNWKPKDIYREASQELVLQRQPTWPPEKVNKQAAFEFESAAQEFMVRTLRKAKSFRPKQLWGFYLFPDCYNHDYSKNKESYTGQCPDVEKSRNDQLKWLWKESMALYPSIYLDPLLDSTPNSRKFVRARVMEAMRISQKHHDDYSLPVFVYTRPTYIRKLNVLSQADLISTIGESAALGAAGAILWGDAVDTRNRELCQFMKNYLEGDLGRYVVNVTTAAELCSTTLCQGRGRCLRQDSHADVFLHLNSTNFQLRRRDADHPERPLFWAEGQLSSADILFLRTHFHCHCYQGWQGSGCQTRAGPRSDAPGPLVPLGLGVLLLLASWCYPPLD, from the exons ATGCGCGGGGGCTGCGCGGCGGCGGTGGCTGTTCcctggctggctctgctggcctTGGCCCGGCAGCCCCCCGAGAAGCCGTCGGCCGCCCCCCATCTCACCCGCCGGCCCTTCCTGGTGGCTTGGAAtgtgcccacccaggactgCAAGCCCCGCTTCCAGGTGTCGTTCGACTTCAGCATCTTCGACCTGTACGCCTCCCCCAACGAGGGCTTCGTGGGGCAGAACCTCACCATTTTCTACAAGGAACGCCTGGGACTCTACCCCTACTACACCCATCAAGGTGTGGCCGTCAATGGTGGTGTCCCCCAAAACAGCAGCCTGTCCGAGCACCTCGCCCGCCTCCAGGAGGGCATCGATAAGTACATCCGCTCATCCACCAAAGAAGGGCTGGCCGTCATCGACTGGGAGGAGTGGCGGCCCGTCTGGGCTCGCAACTGGAAGCCCAAGGATATCTACCGGGAGGCGTCCCAGGAACTGGTGTTACAGCGTCAGCCCACCTGGCCCCCTGAGAAGGTGAACAAGCAGGCAGCGTTTGAGTTCGAGTCGGCTGCCCAGGAGTTCATGGTGAGAACCCTGCGCAAGGCCAAGAGCTTCCGACCCAAACAGCTCTGGGGGTTCTACCTCTTCCCTGACTGCTACAACCACGACTACAGCAAGAACAAGGAGAGCTACACCGGGCAGTGCCCAGATGTGGAGAAGTCTCGCAATGACCAGCTGAAGTGGCTCTGGAAGGAGAGCATGGCGCTCTACCCCTCCATCTACCTCGACCCGCTCCTGGACTCCACTCCTAACAGCCGCAAGTTTGTGCGGGCGCGGGTGATGGAGGCCATGCGCATCTCGCAGAAGCACCACGATGACTACTCCCTACCTGTCTTTGTCTACACCCGGCCCACCTACATCCGCAAGCTGAATGTGCTCAGCCAG GCGGACCTGATCTCCACCATCGGAGAGAGCGCAGCACTGGGTGCAGCTGGGGCCATTTTGTGGGGTGATGCAGTTGACACCAGAAACCGG GAGTTGTGCCAGTTCATGAAAAACTACCTGGAGGGGGACCTGGGACGCTACGTTGTGAATGTCacgacagcagcagagctctgcagcacgACGCTGTGCCAGGGCCGGGGTCGCTGCCTGCGCCAGGACAGCCATGCCGATGTCTTCCTCCACCTCAACTCTACCAACTTCCAGCTGCGGCGCCGGGATGCTGACCACCCCGAGCGCCCCCTCTTCTGGGCTGAGGGCCAGCTCTCCTCTGCTGACATACTCTTCCTACGGACCCACTTTCACTGCCACTGCtaccagggctggcagggcagtggCTGCCAGACACGCGCTGGCCCCCGCAGCGATGCCCCTGGCCCTTTGGTACCGCTGGGACTTGGGGTGCTGTTGCTGCTTGCAAGCTGGTGCTACCCGCCCCTGGACTGA
- the HYAL1 gene encoding hyaluronidase-1 translates to MASAWSCWVLLLLLPALTHAGGPGPVLVNRPFVTIWNIPTERCAEKYNVTLSLEVFDVLANDQQSFTGQDITLFYSDKIGLFPYYTSEGVSVNGGLPQNASLEAHIHQATQDIKVTMPSPDYSGLAVIDWEKWRPLWIRNWDSMEIYRQKSEELVQQQHPQWPPKEVKEMAKQQFEKSACDFMNKTLWLGKSLRPSAYWGFYGFPDCYNNDFDSLPYNGTCPDVEHQRNKNLSWLWRGSRALYPSIYLPLCLNGTNKVLAYVRHRVAEAFAVQQGILDGGIPVLPYTQIAFERTLDFLSQEDLMNTIGESAAQGAAGIILWGGLDYSTSKEMCLRLKDYVEGPLGHYIVNVTASADLCSQTLCSGRGRCVRQDKQQGYLHLDPSRFTIDLHAGKPWLVAQSLEPGEDISKLAKEFSCQCYDKWQGPRCDNRGFAK, encoded by the exons ATGGCATCAGCGTGGTCCTGCTGggtcctcctgctgctcctgcctgccctgacCCACGCTGGAGGGCCTGGTCCTGTCCTCGTCAACCGCCCCTTTGTCACCATCTGGAACATCCCCACTGAGCGCTGCGCCGAGAAGTACAATGTCACCCTCAGCCTGGAGGTCTTTGATGTCTTGGCCAATGACCAGCAGTCCTTCACCGGGCAGGACATCACCCTCTTCTACAGCGACAAGATAGGTCTCTTCCCCTACTACACATCTGAGGGGGTGTCAGTGAATGGGGGGCTCCCCCAAAATGCCAGCCTGGAGGCTCACATCCACCAGGCCACCCAGGACATCAAGGTGACCATGCCCAGCCCTGACTACAGTGGGCTGGCTGTCATCGACTGGGAGAAGTGGCGCCCACTGTGGATCCGCAACTGGGACTCCATGGAGATCTACCGGCAGAAGTCGGAGGagctggtgcagcagcagcacccgcAGTGGCCTCCCAAGGAGGTGAAGGAGATGGCCAAGCAGCAGTTTGAGAAGAGCGCCTGCGATTTCATGAACAAGACCCTGTGGCTGGGCAAGAGCCTCCGTCCCAGTGCCTACTGGGGCTTCTATGGTTTCCCTGACTGCTACAACAATGACTTTGATAGCCTGCCCTACAACGGGACGTGCCCAGATGTGGAACACCAGAGGAACAAGAATCTGTCCTGGCTCTGGAGGGGCAGTCGGGCACTCTACCCCAGCATCtacctgcccctctgcctcaATGGCACCAACAAGGTTCTTGCCTATGTCCGGCACCGCGTGGCCGAGGCTTTTGCTGTCCAGCAGGGAATCCTTGACGGTGGCATCCCCGTCCTGCCCTACACCCAGATCGCCTTCGAGCGCACTCTGGACTTCCTTTCCCAG GAGGACCTGATGAACACCATCGGGGAGAGCGCGGCTCAGGGTGCTGCTGGCATCATCCTCTGGGGCGGGCTGGACTACAGCACCTCCAAG GAGATGTGCCTGAGGCTGAAGGACTACGTGGAGGGGCCCCTGGGCCACTACATTGTCAATGTGACGGCCAGTGCTGACCTGTGCAGCCAGACCCTGTGCTCCGGCCGGGGCCGCTGCGTGCGCCAGGACAAGCAGCAGGGCTACCTCCACCTGGACCCCTCCCGCTTCACCATCGACCTGCATGCTGGCAAGCCCTGGCTGGTGGCTCAGAGCCTGGAGCCTGGGGAGGACATCTCCAAACTGGCCAAGGAGTTCAGCTGCCAGTGCTATGACAAGTGGCAGGGACCCCGCTGTGACAACCGAGGCTTTGCCAAGTGA